The genomic segment GACATAGTCTCCCCAGGGGTCAATGGTCGGAGGAACGTAGTCACTGATTTTGTCACGTGCTGCCTGACAAATCTTTTGACCAATCTGATTCAGAACGTCGGTCAGATTGGGAAACGTTGGTGCCGTAATAGTGGTGGAGATGTTCCCCAGACAGTCACCCAGTGACGCGGTTACGTTGTTCTGGCGCTGTGACCAAGCATCAGCAGCTTCTTTGGCCCGGTTGTAGCCAGCTTCACTACCTGCCTTTGCTGCAGTGCCGGCACGACAGGAAGCCGCTTCAGCAGCAGGGAGGCACGCCAGAAACAGAAGGGTGGTACAAAGCACTTTACGCATGAGATCCTCACATGGGTTGCGGTTGATTAGCCGGCTTAACCTGCGCCCGGGGTGCCGGCTCCGGCTCCTGTGCTTTCGGCGGTGTCCAGGGTTTGTCGAACCCCAGTTTGCTGTGCAGGGCCGGCGGAAGCTTTTCCGGGGAGACCAAAGGAACAGCAAATTTCGGTGTGTCCTTCCCTTTAAGCTCAAATGCAAAGGTGTCCCGCAGCGCTTCACCGTTTTTCACGACGTTCACGGCCGAACCGTGGCCAATCAGTGCAAGGGCACCTGAATCGGAGACGGTATTCACTGCAAGCCATGTATTTCCGTTGGCGCCAGTGCATACACGGGCAAGTACATGGCGAAGCTCGCCTTCATGACGCATCACACCCTGAAGGTAATCGCCGTGGCCCTTCACCAGGTGCGCCAACAGTTCACCTTCAGCGCTTGCAGCATGCATGACCACTGAGCCTGCTGCTTTTGATATGGCCGGTACGACAGCGTTTTCTGGAGGCGATTGCGGCGGTTTTTGTCCTTCACCGTTTGGGCCTGTATACAACAGGCCGTGACCATTCGGATCCGGAAGCGACAAGGGCAGATCTGCCGCTCTAACAACCCGCTGCTGCAACTGCCAGAAGGCATTACCGTCATAGGCTGAAAGTTCTGACGGCGCGACGTGGTGACGGTCAGCAACCAGCAGGCGGTTATCCTGTGCCGGGGTCAGCGACCAGTGGTTACGGTGTTTCTCCTGGCGTTCGTATCCAGTCACCACTCCTTCCTTATTGGTCACTGGAACGTTGACCATCACCGGTTGTTTACCCAGATACTGCAGTTTCACGATGTCGCCCTGTTTCTGGCCACTGTCTTCCAGGGCCTTCTCCAGCTCCACCCCCCAGTAAGTCTTGTTGCCCGCTTTCGTGCGCAGCTGGACGTAAAAGCTCTCCGTATTGGCTTTGTCGAACTGATACGGCGCCCGTCCGGATTCAAGCAGCTTGCCGGTCAAGCCCGTACGCAGAGTCTCTTTCTCAAAGACGGTCATTTCCGGAACGGCGGGTTCAGCAACCTTCTGAGGAATTTGACTGGCGGTGTCATTCCAGGTGGCGTCCGTTGCCGCATCAGGTGCTGCAGGCTGAGTGTCCGTTGCCGGTGCCTGTACAGCTTCCTGCCCGGGCGTGCTGATATTGATGCCATTCTTCGCTGCCGCCTCAGTGGCTCTGGCCTGTAACAGAGCTTCAAACTGCTCGCGTTGCTGCGGGTTTTTCAGATGCACCTGGATGCAGTGGTCGGCGATCAGAGTCAGCGTTCGATGGATGAACTCCGGACTGCCAGTCACCTCTACGGCACCACGTTGATTGGCTTTAGCTGAGAGCAGAGCGGCCAGGATCATGCGATCGTTTCCGCTGGCCTGCGGTGATGCCATGACGATACGATCGCCATAGTCGCGAAACGCGTCTTCGCCATCGAGCGCGTACACCCACGTTCTGTCTTCCTGGCGGCTGGTCAGTCCCTGCAGTAGCTCGTCCAGATTAATACGGGCCACTTCGGGCCCCTCTGGGCTGATATCACCCGGCAGACGTCCAAAGGTGAATGAGAAGCCATTTTCCTGATCAGGTGCGGTATCTGCTTCCGTCGTTGCGGGCTGCGGCGATTCTTCAGGTGAAGACGCATTTTTCAATGGCAGCTCTGTAGCAGGCGGAATACTGACATCGTCCAGTTGGGTTTCTGCAGTTGCATCCGCTGGAGGTGGGCTATCAGTCGGTGGCGTTTGTGCATTTACAGCGTCTGCTTGAGGTACATTCTGTAGGTCGGGGGGGGCCGTGGGCGCGTTGGCGACGGTTGACGCCTCTGCCGCATATAACGACGCTGCGTCTGTAGGCGATGTTCCGACAGCTTCTGGTTCGGCAGGCTCCACGTTCAATACCGGCTCGTCGGGGACCTGATGAGAGGCCTGATCATCCGGAGATAATGGAGGCGTTGCTTCTGCCTCAGGATCCAGTGGTGGAACAGAGGCCGATGTGCTCTCAGGCTTATCCTGATGCGGTACAAATGCATCCTGATAATCATCGCCGAAGTCCGGGTAATCCGTGATGTCAGGGAAGGGAATGGCAGGGTCATCCTGCCGTATGTCGTTGTCAGGCATGTTGTGAGTCTCCGTAAAGGACTGACGCCAATCAGGAATGAGTTCATCGAATATCGGTGCCAGCTGTTCGCGAACCGCATCCAGTCCGTTGGCCACGTGAATATCGTTAAAGTCGCTAAATGAGGCGGTACCGGCGAATGCCTGCGCACGCTCGCTTTCTGTGAATGAAGGGATGATGTAAATGCCGTTAATGGCCGCTGCGGCTTCTTGTGCCTTTTTCGCCCCCTTATTGTCCTGTTCACCACGGTTGTTGGTTTTGGTGAAGTCATCTTCGCCGAGAATGATGTGGAGGTTATCCGGATAGCGCTCCTTCAGGTTGCGTGACACTGTCACCAGGTTGCCGGCATCCACTGTCATCACAACCGGCATTCCGGTCGCAAGATGCAGGCTGGCGGCCGTGGCATAACCTTCGGCATACAACACTGGGCGCTGACTGCTGAGTTCCCCCCCCACCACAAAGAAGTTGCCCGTCTTTTCCGCGCCTTTCTTCAGGTTCTTGGTACCGTCGGGCTTGATATACTGAAGGGTCCGGAGCTCACCATCACTGTTTCGTAATGGAATGACAAGATTGTCGTATTTATCTAGACGAACACCGTCGGCTGCTGGTACCCCTTTTCGGACCAGATAAGCGTGGGTCTCCGGGGCCGGGGGCATTTTGCTCCATTGTCGCGTCAGGGTTTTCCCCATCTGCGTAAACTGCAACTGCGACTGTATTTCACGGTCCCAGCGCTTTTGTGCGGCCAGCGCCCGCTGCTTAATAGCCTCTGTAGGGTCATAAGTGAATGAACCGGTGGAGGTCCAGTTCACCTTTCCTTCGCTTGCCCGGTGATTCTCGTACCATCCAGCTGGTCGGCCATCCATGAATCCCTGGTAAACACCGGCACCTCCGGGGTAGTCTCCATATTTGTTTTTACGCTGAGAGATATTTTTTTGACCTTCAACATATACGCGATGTTTCTTTCCATCCATTTCCGGTAAATCACCAGAGGGAAATATAAACCCCGCATCCTCAAGCACTTGCGCAAATTCTTCTGCCGGTGTCAGATTATCGGTGGTGGTTTGGTTCGACTGTGCGACGGAGTTTTCAGGAAGCCAAGGCTTCACCTTCTCAAGGTCAGCGTTTGGCTTTGCGAACCAGAGTTTTTCTGAACCATCATACTCAAGGGCATAACTTCCATCAGCAAGGCGTCCGGCCGCACGAAGTGCGTCCTTTTTATTATCCGGCGTGATAGTGAGGTAGGTGCGTTTTTGCATAATCAGTTCCTGCTTTTATTCAAAGAACCGGCGGTACCACCATGGACGTCCAGTCAGCTGCTTGCCACGTAGGAGGCTAATAAGTCGTTGCCACAGTACGGTGATGGTGAAGCCGAAGAAGGAGAGGATCCGAAAGAAGATAATCAGAATAGTGACGCCCCAGAACGTGCTGGTCTCGGGCCACTGGAACCAAGCAAAGTACAGGACAAACAGGACAACGGGGATGCCGCAAATTTCCAACCGGCGTCCTGCATTCCGCCATTCACAGATTTTCACAGCGCTTCCCTCCGTGCTATTTCACGAGGGCTGATAACGGTCAGCAGCTCTTTGCGGTCGATTCTTCCGGCCTGATACATCCGCCAGGCTTTATCGCTCATCCGCTCACCGCGCTCGCTGAGGCGGTTATCAATCCAGGAACGCCATTGCGTGTGCTTCAACTGACCAAGTGATTCTTTCACATCATCATCAAAGACCAGATATTCCCTAACCGACTGGCGTTTACCGTCAGTTGTTTTAAGCAGGCGTTGAGCAATGACGAACTGAAGGTTACTGAGCAGGTTCCAGGCCATCGCGTCTTTCTGCTCCTCAGGAACCAGCATCAGGGCGCGCGGGATAGTCTCTCCGGGGGAGTTGGTGTGCATCGTGGACAAACAAAGGTGTCCAGACTGGCCATTCATGATGGCACCGCTGAGGGTTTCCGGGTCTCGAATTTCACCTACGCCAATCACGCCCGGGGCACGCCGCAGCGTTAAACGAAGGTGCTCAGCGAATGACGCTACGTCCCTGCCAATCTGTGACTGTTCAGGCATCAGTATTGCGTCGGGGAAGTTCAACAGAAACTCGATAGGATCTTCTGCCGTGACTATTTTGCGGTTGGGGTCATGTACAGCGCAGTATTGATAAACCGACGCCAGAAGAGTGGATTTACCGGACCCGGTCTCACCGACGACTAGCCCCAGCCCCTTATGCGGCAGTAGAAAGGGAAACAAATCCTCTTCCAACCCTAGCGTTTCCAGTTCCGGGATGATCGTCGGGATGGTCCTGAGCGTCAAAGCTGGCACCATGTCGTGATCACCTATAGTGGCCTGAACAAAGTTACAGCGAAAACGCAGACTTTCAC from the Serratia fonticola genome contains:
- the traJ gene encoding plasmid transfer ATPase TraJ → MTFPVFNFHEHGGLHADSLRAFLVHCARNSVSDIFLQGGGPLVVDLHGRKIRASEFRIEPPQLTRLMDDVFSEQIKGDLKAGKGVDRALQLTGDMYNRYGLARGESLRFRCNFVQATIGDHDMVPALTLRTIPTIIPELETLGLEEDLFPFLLPHKGLGLVVGETGSGKSTLLASVYQYCAVHDPNRKIVTAEDPIEFLLNFPDAILMPEQSQIGRDVASFAEHLRLTLRRAPGVIGVGEIRDPETLSGAIMNGQSGHLCLSTMHTNSPGETIPRALMLVPEEQKDAMAWNLLSNLQFVIAQRLLKTTDGKRQSVREYLVFDDDVKESLGQLKHTQWRSWIDNRLSERGERMSDKAWRMYQAGRIDRKELLTVISPREIARREAL
- the icmT gene encoding IcmT/TraK family protein — its product is MKICEWRNAGRRLEICGIPVVLFVLYFAWFQWPETSTFWGVTILIIFFRILSFFGFTITVLWQRLISLLRGKQLTGRPWWYRRFFE
- a CDS encoding LPD7 domain-containing protein, with amino-acid sequence MQKRTYLTITPDNKKDALRAAGRLADGSYALEYDGSEKLWFAKPNADLEKVKPWLPENSVAQSNQTTTDNLTPAEEFAQVLEDAGFIFPSGDLPEMDGKKHRVYVEGQKNISQRKNKYGDYPGGAGVYQGFMDGRPAGWYENHRASEGKVNWTSTGSFTYDPTEAIKQRALAAQKRWDREIQSQLQFTQMGKTLTRQWSKMPPAPETHAYLVRKGVPAADGVRLDKYDNLVIPLRNSDGELRTLQYIKPDGTKNLKKGAEKTGNFFVVGGELSSQRPVLYAEGYATAASLHLATGMPVVMTVDAGNLVTVSRNLKERYPDNLHIILGEDDFTKTNNRGEQDNKGAKKAQEAAAAINGIYIIPSFTESERAQAFAGTASFSDFNDIHVANGLDAVREQLAPIFDELIPDWRQSFTETHNMPDNDIRQDDPAIPFPDITDYPDFGDDYQDAFVPHQDKPESTSASVPPLDPEAEATPPLSPDDQASHQVPDEPVLNVEPAEPEAVGTSPTDAASLYAAEASTVANAPTAPPDLQNVPQADAVNAQTPPTDSPPPADATAETQLDDVSIPPATELPLKNASSPEESPQPATTEADTAPDQENGFSFTFGRLPGDISPEGPEVARINLDELLQGLTSRQEDRTWVYALDGEDAFRDYGDRIVMASPQASGNDRMILAALLSAKANQRGAVEVTGSPEFIHRTLTLIADHCIQVHLKNPQQREQFEALLQARATEAAAKNGINISTPGQEAVQAPATDTQPAAPDAATDATWNDTASQIPQKVAEPAVPEMTVFEKETLRTGLTGKLLESGRAPYQFDKANTESFYVQLRTKAGNKTYWGVELEKALEDSGQKQGDIVKLQYLGKQPVMVNVPVTNKEGVVTGYERQEKHRNHWSLTPAQDNRLLVADRHHVAPSELSAYDGNAFWQLQQRVVRAADLPLSLPDPNGHGLLYTGPNGEGQKPPQSPPENAVVPAISKAAGSVVMHAASAEGELLAHLVKGHGDYLQGVMRHEGELRHVLARVCTGANGNTWLAVNTVSDSGALALIGHGSAVNVVKNGEALRDTFAFELKGKDTPKFAVPLVSPEKLPPALHSKLGFDKPWTPPKAQEPEPAPRAQVKPANQPQPM